In the Colletotrichum higginsianum IMI 349063 chromosome 7 map unlocalized unitig_7, whole genome shotgun sequence genome, one interval contains:
- a CDS encoding Secreted protein gives MLRGFNDQGNVRGDAIIMDSHYRQVKQVFASGVATSCDLHEFTTANAGTTALVTQYRRRPYDLPGRGLVWLLEGVFQELDIESGRVLFEWKSLDHVAPFESVLTPKQATRSLPWDYFHLNSVEKMPDGNYLVSSRHTSTIFKISARDGTIMWRLGGPLSSFEPMDPPLLFQHHARVLAEDGETTRLSVFDNGRRPAMKPERPSAGVILQLNHKSKTVLVERRYSGPGVQYIIKVAGSTLVLPNQNVLVGFGDSACFTEYTSNGTLALKACLKDDTRGTLYRAYKSPWIGRPLSDVALVSFSRTNLSSTAFYVSWNGATEVRQWRVLGASSQSGPFEEVSLVAKGGFETTISTDKHYAAAYVEALSAEGEVLGKSAVAATLVPSEANGPHCDDFWCIESSPCPIAVETGSAVGVPSPLHVVGDWQHVPFAQGFLLNMLITPLLFVLLRFARQKWRGGCGIGRRLA, from the coding sequence ATGCTGCGCGGGTTCAACGACCAGGGCAACGTGCGAGGCGACGCAATCATCATGGACTCCCATTACCGGCAAGTGAAGCAAGTGTTCGCCAGCGGCGTCGCCACCTCGTGCGACCTCCACGAGTTCACCACCGCCAACGccgggacgacggcgctCGTCACCCAGtaccggcgccggccgtaTGACCTGCCGGGCAGAGGGCTGGTGTGGCTTCTGGAGGGCGTGTTCCAGGAGCTCGACATCGAGTCTGGTCGCGTCCTTTTTGAGTGGAAGTCGTTGGATCACGTCGCTCCGTTCGAAAGCGTACTCACCCCAAAGCAAGCGACGCGGTCTCTTCCATGGGATTATTTCCACCTGAACTCTGTCGAGAAGATGCCCGACGGAAACTATCTCGTCTCATCGAGACACACCTCGACCATCTTCAAGATATCCGCTCGCGACGGCACCATCATGTGGCGCCTCGGTGGACCGCTTTCCTCCTTTGAACCTATGGACCCCCCGCTCCTCTTCCAACACCACGCTCGGGTCCTGGCGGAGGACGGGGAAACCACCAGATTGTCGGTTTTCGACAATGGCCGACGTCCCGCGATGAAACCCGAGAGACCGTCAGCCGGTGTGATTCTCCAGCTCAACCACAAATCCAAAACGGTGCTGGTAGAACGCCGATACTCCGGTCCGGGAGTGCAATACATCATCAAGGTCGCCGGCAGCACCCTCGTTCTCCCGAACCAGaacgtcctcgtcggcttcggggACTCGGCCTGCTTCACAGAGTACACCAGCAACGGCACGCTTGCCCTCAAGGCTTGCCTTAAAGATGACACGAGAGGGACACTGTATCGCGCCTACAAATCTCCCTGGATCGGCCGGCCGCTGTCCGACGTCGCGCTGGTCTCCTTCTCACGCACGAATCTATCTTCAACGGCCTTCTACGTGAGCTGGAACGGGGCCACCGAGGTGCGGCAGTGGCGCGTGCTTGGGGCCTCGAGCCAGAGCGGACCTTTCGAGGAGGTATCGCTCGTGGCAAAGGGAGGGTTCGAGACGACCATCTCCACGGACAAACACTACGCCGCCGCGTATGTCGAGGCACTTTCGGCGGAGGGAGAAGTCCTCGGGAAGTCGGCCGTGGCCGCGACGCTCGTACCCAGCGAGGCCAACGGGCCTCACTGTGACGACTTTTGGTGCATCGAGTCATCGCCCTGCCCCATCGCGGTCGAGACTGGATCTGCCGTTGGGGTGCCCTCTCCACTACACGTGGTGGGTGATTGGCAACATGTGCCTTTCGCGCAAGGGTTCTTATTAAACATGCTGATCACTCCGCTGCTTTTTGTCTTGTTGAGATTTGCTCGTCAGAAGTGGAGGGGCGGCTGCGGCATCGGTCGACGACTTGCTTAA
- a CDS encoding Nad dependent epimerase — protein MVQRLFRLPWAYLPSNKAAVAVIASVRVVDFYQIASFQTCITLHLQYLDPGLPLADVARNVGIAQGIFTAAQIVSAPAWGVAADRIGRKAVILIGLVGTAVACVAVAFAGSFQTIVLWRLFAGAVNGTVVAARAAMSDSLPPQHRPAGFSTLVLAFHVANAVGPSASMRSGAGTTSSLGLPDYIGENRLMASLSKQPYALPNLLSALFLLMDALLVWFKLEETSKDAHQIRHMAAVQLQSWTARLRQYRRVPDCEDQTASMMDSSAKNEPILETQQLTSHNQEPTEPLWTPRLFIVLATVAILEFHLGAFGSMWALFVVADRRKPDAPIKLPFTFTGGLQLESSQLGFAMGMLGIIGTLLQFTAVPYYTTKKGAVRSFKASLPLFAISLFLAPYLSLVPAARSGTLWLGIFLVLFLHVVSRSFGILASILLVNQATNLPSRRGTVHGIGNTVSSTFRTAGAMAGGVLYGLGEQRNQVGFGWWFVCFVSIQGWIMGCWL, from the exons ATGGTGCAGAGGCTATTCAGACTGCCATGGGCCTACTTGCCCAGCAACAAGGCTGCGGTCGCCGTGATAGCCTCGGTGAGGGTTGTTGACTTTTACCAAATCGCGAGTTTCCAGACCTGCATAACCCTGCATCTCCAGTACTTGGACCCAGGCCTTCCGCTGGCCGACGTGGCCCGCAACGTCGGCATAGCCCAGGGTATCTTCACCGCCGCTCAGATTGTCTCTGCCCCGGCCTGGGGTGTCGCGGCTGACAGGATCGGCCGCAAGGCAGTCATTCTCATCGGGCTCGTCGGCACGGCCGTTGCctgcgtcgccgtcgccttcgcaGGCTCCTTTCAGACGATAGTCCTTTGGCGCTtgttcgccggcgccgtgaaCGGAACAGTAGTCGCTGCTCGGGCTGCCATGTCCGATAGCCTTCCGCCGCAACATCGACCGGCGGGCTTCTCGACGCTGGTCCTTGCGTTCCACGTTGCCAACGCCGTGGGTCCAT CCGCCTCCATGAGGTCCGGGGCTGGCACAACTTCCAGCCTTGGCCTTCCCGACTACATTGGCGAGAACAGGCTGATGGCTTCGTTGTCTAAACAGCCGTATGCGCTGCCAAACCTCCTAAGTGCGCTTTTTCTCCTCATGGATGCCCTTTTGGTTTGGTTCAAGTTGGAGGAAACTTCCAAGGACGCGCACCAGATCCGGCACATGGCAGCTGTTCAACTACAATCCTGGACCGCACGTCTCCGTCAATACAGACGTGTGCCTGACTGCGAGGACCAGACAGCTTCCATGATGGATTCTTCGGCCAAGAACGAACCAATCCTCGAAACGCAGCAACTTACAAGCCACAACCAAGAGCCAACAGAACCACTATGGACACCCAGGCTTTTCATTGTCCTTGCCACAGTGGCTATTCTCGAGTTTCACCTCGG TGCTTTTGGGTCCATGTGGGCTCTTTTCGTGGTTGCCGACCGCCGCAAGCCCGACGCCCCCATCAAGCTGCCCTTCACTTTCACCGGCGGCCTTCAACTTGAAAGCTCGCAGCTTGGTTTCGCCATGGGAATGCTTGGGATCATCGGCACTCTGCTACAGTTCACAGCCGTGCCCTACTACACGACCAAGAAAGGTGCAGTTCGGTCGTTCAAGGCCTCGTTACCGCTGTTTGCCATTTCACTTTTCTTGGCCCCGTACCTCTCGCTCGTGCCCGCCGCTCGTTCCGGCACTCTCTGGCTGGGCATCTTTCTCGTTCTCTTCCTCCATGTCGTAAGCCGGTCGTTTGGCATTTTGGCGTCGATCTTGCTCGTGAACCAGGCCACCAATCTGCCATCCCGTCGTGGAACAGTTCACGGAATAGGCAACACGGTGTCGAGCACCTTTCGTACGGCTGGTGCCATGGCTGGGGGGGTGTTATACGGACTCGGCGAGCAGCGGAATCAAGTGGGATTCGGTTGGTGGTTTGTGTGTTTTGTGAGCATTCAGGGCTGGATCATGGGATGCTGGCTTTGA
- a CDS encoding Gram-positive signal ysirk family, producing the protein MLNRTFYAVVLVAAYAAQAAPVPGQDSTALGPNVEARYIYTQNHKDAAVQEDVNDIEARYIYTQNHKDAAVQEDVNDIEARYIYTQNHKDAAVQEDVNDIEARYIYTQNHKDAAVQEDVNDIEARYIYTQNHKDAAVQEDVNDIEARYIYTQNHKDAAVQEDVNDIEA; encoded by the exons ATGCTTAACAGAACCTTTTACGCCGTCGTTCTTGTCGCGGCTTATGCCGCGCAAGCTGCTCCGGTGCCTG GGCAAGATTCCACGGCTTTGGGGCCCAATGTTGAGGCTCGGTATATCTACACCCAGAACCACAAGGACGCGGCGGTCCAGGAGGATGTCAACGATATCGAGGCTCGTTACATCTACACTCAGAACCACAAGGATGCGGCGGTCCAGGAGGATGTCAACGATATCGAGGCTCGTTACATCTACACTCAGAACCACAAGGATGCGGCGGTCCAGGAGGACGTCAACGATATCGAGGCTCGTTACATCTACACTCAGAACCACAAGGATGCGGCGGTCCAGGAGGATGTCAACGATATCGAGGCTCGTTACATCTACACTCAGAACCACAAGGATGCGGCGGTCCAGGAGGACGTCAACGATATCGAGGCTCGTTACATCTACACTCAGAACCACAAGGATGCGGCGGTCCAGGAGGACGTCAACGATATCGAGGCTTAG
- a CDS encoding 2og-fe oxygenase family protein translates to MTASTHTKLAKLPIVNYERLKARDPTEVQNYIRAATKDGIFFLDLQGPSAKKVLGHLQPLYEAQHNFFSRPSEHKIAYASDIPENGYYKHGDDVETYEISRALEISGKLDLPSDFQAVAKELADVASFSDEALRDLYRLVSTSLSPPSPIAAGDDPKQPGTTNLTLGRSGAPVGTHLIPEHTDSGLLTLLYYEAASLEILQVSTGEWGLVEPVEGLHVIYVGDALSAESNGRIRAAPHRVTQPKENTALVVYLLHPERGPVSDP, encoded by the exons ATGACGGCAAGCACGCACACCAAGCTGGCCAAGCTGCCTATCGTCAACTACGAAAGACTCAAGGCCCGCGATCCTACGGAGGTCCAGAACTACATCCGGGCTGCAACCAAGGATGGCATCTTCTTCCTGGACCTGCAGGGGCCCAGCGCCAAGAAGGTGCTGGGCCATCTTCAACCACTCTATGAGGCTCAGCACAACTTCTTTTCCAGGCCTTCTGAGCATAAGATTGCATATGCCAGCGACATCCCTGAAAACGG GTACTACAAgcatggcgacgacgtcgagacTTATGAG ATCTCCCGCGCCCTCGAGATAAGTGGCAAGCTAGACCTGCCTTCGGACTTCCAGGCCGTGGCCAAGGAACTCGCCGACGTGGCGTCGTTcagcgacgaggccctcaGGGACCTGTACCGGCTCGTCTCGACCTCGCTgtcccctccctcgcccatcgccgcgggcgacgaCCCCAAGCAGCCCGGCACCACCAACCTGACCCTGGGTCGCTCCGGCGCCCCGGTGGGCACGCACCTGATCCCCGAGCACACCGACAGCGGACTGCTGACGCTCCTGTACTACGAGGCGGCGTCGCTCGAGATCCTCCAGGTCAGCACGGGCGAGTGGGGTctcgtcgagcccgtcgaGGGTCTGCATGTCATCTACGTGGGGGACGCGCTGAGTGCCGAGTCGAACGGCCGTAtccgcgccgcgccgcacCGCGTCACGCAGCCCAAGGAGAATACGGCATTGGTCGTCTACCTGCTGCACCCTGAGCGGGGCCCTGTGTCGGATCCGTGA
- a CDS encoding Nad dependent epimerase, which yields MMSASSENPPDCLMWSEALAAKYDGIGEFGKDKWDALLGHCQAVTDWPAASFAPELVEAYPEAKVILTTRDADSWFESTRVTVNHRANDRFLWLLSHFDWASSMYYPMLRRYWDAVFKKDFEKHGKEVFLEHNDHVRRLVPPDRLLEYRVGEGWEPLCKFLGCPVPSTPFPRDNSGNSFVRRTGRRNRLQLCNVLFRWGSWLLGGWCLLVIGKSLLRVS from the coding sequence ATGATGAGTGCTAGCTCGGAGAACCCGCCCGACTGCTTGATGTGGAGCGAGGCTCTTGCTGCAAAGTACGACGGGATCGGGGAGTTCGGCAAGGACAAGTGGGACGCTCTGCTCGGTCACTGCCAGGCCGTGACCGATTGGCCCGCTGCTTCGTTCGCACCCGAGTTGGTCGAAGCTTATCCAGAGGCCAAGGTCATCCTCACGACCCGTGATGCGGACAGCTGGTTCGAGTCCACGAGGGTGACGGTGAACCACCGCGCCAACGACCGTTTCCTCTGGCTCCTGTCCCACTTTGACTGGGCGTCGTCCATGTACTACCCGATGCTGCGCAGGTACTGGGACGCGGTGTTCAAGAAGGATTTCGAGAAGCACGGGAAAGAGGTCTTTCTGGAACACAACGACcacgtccgccgcctcgtcccaCCCGACAGATTGCTTGAATACAGGGTCGGCGAGGGGTGGGAACCGTTGTGCAAGTTCCTGGGATGCCCCGTCCCTTCGACCCCGTTCCCCCGCGACAACTCGGGAAACTCGTTCGTCCGGCGCACCGGGCGGAGAAACCGGTTGCAGCTGTGTAACGTGTTGTTCCGTTGGGGCTCTTGGTTGCTAGGCGGCTGGTGCTTGCTCGTTATCGGGAAAAGTCTCCTTAGAGTTTCATAG
- a CDS encoding Calcium/calmodulin-dependent protein kinase type 1B, which produces MTTEADLATAADPRTRRPKTVMYAELMKPDEDWRNLPDTAERRKIQNRLAQRAYREIIPIRLRFLTLVAIVHTISELTGQATTGRNMRDKTKEVELLRKQLQELQETEQHQEEQSSASTLLVRDGANSSSSSSSSSGKIREGEAAQADKAWSRQSERHRSGFKPAPVNDDPVPFDDLNTSPTMSETEDFGFYPAPGNFGSEHHKRRQQVHHHQQQQQQLRHTTHHADGGDVPGPPSRQSRKDAGWPHDPSVIISRRDSGSTHGRHTPGPGFDRPDFFHLLHPNNTELHSPLGSSLAASTISHLDRDLEMPPGWYPYAGSLSPSKSVRKQSFPGLALSYDLNQAESRQGTQSPPPPPPPPPPPSTLPQPTPCASQPSAASPQPLLPKPTVPLLHLSIASGQLDTLRLLLQRQDIAINCRDGSGFTPLQRAVMLGRTDMVALLLEHGADLSNGIQEGQHLDVAAGSRSETDYAMYTS; this is translated from the exons ATGACAACGGAAGCTGACCTGGCCACTGCCGCCGACCCGCGGACCCGCCGGCCCAAGACAGTTATGTACGCCGAGCTGATGAAGCCCGACGAAGACTGGCGGAACCTCCCGGACACCGCGGAGCGAAGGAAGATCCAAAACCGTCTTGCCCAGCGGGCCTATCGTGAGATAATACCCATCCGCCTCCGCTTTTTGACATTGGTCGCCATTGTGCACACGATATCAGAACTGACCGGTCAAGCAACAACAGGTAGAAACATGCGTGACAAGACAAAGGAAGTCGAGCTACTGAGGAAGCAACTGCAGGAGCTTCAAGAAACGGAGCAGCATCAAGAGGAGCAGTCATCAGCCTCGACGTTGTTGGTTCGGGATGGGGCAaatagcagcagcagcagcagtagcagcagcggcaagaTAAGAGAGGGCGAGGCAGCACAGGCAGACAAG GCCTGGTCCCGGCAGTCAGAACGCCACAGAAGTGGATTCAAGCCCGCTCCCGTGAACGACGACCCGGTGCCATTCGACGACTTGAACACGTCTCCCACCATGTCGGAAACGGAAGACTTTGGGTTCTATCCCGCACCGGGCAACTTCGGTTCAGAACATCACAAGAGGCGCCAGCAGgtgcatcatcatcaacaacaacaacaacaactgcggcacaccacccaccacgCGGACGGCGGTGATGTGCCGGGCCCCCCGTCGAGACAATCGAGGAAAGACGCCGGTTGGCCCCATGATCCCTCCGTGATTATCAGCCGCCGGGACTCCGGGTCCACCCACGGCCGGCACACTCCGGGCCCGGGCTTCGACAGACCCGATTTCTTCCATCTCTTGCATCCGAACAACACAGAACTGCACTCCCCTCTCGGGTCCAGCctggcggcgtcgacaaTCAGCCATCTCGATAGAGACCTGGAGATGCCCCCGGGATGGTACCCCTACGCCGGCTCTCTATCACCGTCAAAATCCGTCAGGAAGCAATCCTTCCCGGGTCTCGCTCTCAGCTACGACCTCAACCAGGCGGAGAGCCGCCAGGGAACACaatcgccgccgccaccgccgccaccaccgccaccaccctCGACACTGCCGCAGCCCACTCCATGTGCTTCACAACCATCCGCTGCCAGTCCacagcctcttcttcccaaGCCCACTGTGCCGCTCCTGCACCTGTCCATCGCCTCGGGCCAGCTCGACACGCTgcgcctgctgctgcagcgcCAGGACATAGCCATAAACTGCAGAGACGGCTCCGGGTTCACCCCGCTGCAGCGGGCAGTGATGCTGGGTCGCACCGACATGGTTGCCCTGCTGCTGGAGCACGGCGCAGACTTGAGTAACGGGATCCAAGAAGGGCAGCACTTGGATGTCGCCGCGGGGTCGAGGTCCGAGACTGACTATGCAATGTACACTTCTTGA